The Citrifermentans bemidjiense Bem genome window below encodes:
- the phoU gene encoding phosphate signaling complex protein PhoU, with amino-acid sequence MEREHFSKQFDNELNQIRERLLEMGGKVEVMITNAMKSLVERDTELAERTIAFDHEINTLEMVIDEKCLEVLARRQPAARDLRFITLALKIVTDLERIGDQCANICKRARELNQEPSLKPYIDLPRMSQAASDMVKEALDAFVHGDDALAIKVCEDDQCVDELNEQIQRELLTFMMADPKTISRAMKIIQVSKCLERIADHATNIAEMVIFMIKGKDIRHTIA; translated from the coding sequence ATGGAAAGAGAACATTTCAGCAAGCAGTTCGACAATGAACTGAACCAGATAAGGGAAAGGCTTCTTGAGATGGGAGGCAAGGTCGAGGTGATGATCACCAACGCCATGAAGTCCCTCGTGGAAAGGGACACGGAACTGGCGGAGCGGACCATCGCCTTCGATCACGAGATAAACACGCTGGAGATGGTGATCGACGAGAAGTGCCTGGAGGTTCTGGCGCGCCGGCAGCCGGCGGCACGCGACCTGCGCTTCATCACCCTGGCGCTTAAGATCGTCACCGACTTGGAGCGGATCGGCGACCAGTGCGCGAACATCTGCAAACGGGCGCGGGAGCTGAACCAGGAGCCATCGCTCAAGCCCTACATCGACCTGCCCCGCATGTCCCAGGCCGCCTCGGACATGGTGAAGGAAGCGCTCGACGCTTTCGTGCACGGCGACGACGCCTTGGCCATCAAGGTCTGCGAGGACGACCAGTGCGTCGATGAATTGAACGAGCAGATCCAGCGTGAGCTTTTGACCTTCATGATGGCCGATCCCAAGACCATCAGCCGTGCCATGAAGATCATCCAGGTCTCCAAATGCCTGGAGCGCATCGCCGACCACGCGACCAACATCGCCGAGATGGTGATTTTTATGATCAAGGGGAAGGACATACGCCACACCATAGCGTAA
- the pstB gene encoding phosphate ABC transporter ATP-binding protein PstB: MNNKVQLEQVNIHFGKNHAVKDISMTFPENSVTAIIGPSGCGKSTLLRSMNRMHDLVPSARVTGKILVDDGDIYDRGVDPVAIRRRVGMVFQKPNPFPAMSIYDNVIAGYKLNGRLPREEADEIVESCLKRVALWDEVKDRLKSNAMMLSGGQQQRLCIARTVAVKPEVILMDEPASALDPISTLKIEELIEELKERYTIIIVTHNMQQAARVSDYTAFLYMGDLVECGETKKIFTTPEVKRTEDYITGRFG, from the coding sequence ATGAACAACAAGGTACAACTGGAACAGGTCAACATACATTTCGGCAAGAATCACGCGGTGAAAGACATCAGCATGACCTTCCCCGAGAACAGCGTCACCGCCATCATCGGACCATCAGGCTGCGGCAAGTCGACGCTGTTGCGCTCCATGAACAGGATGCACGACCTGGTCCCCTCGGCGCGGGTCACCGGAAAGATCCTGGTGGACGACGGCGACATCTACGACAGGGGCGTCGACCCGGTCGCCATACGCCGCCGCGTCGGCATGGTGTTCCAGAAGCCGAACCCGTTCCCGGCCATGTCCATCTACGACAACGTCATCGCCGGCTACAAGCTGAACGGCCGACTGCCGCGCGAAGAGGCCGACGAGATCGTGGAAAGCTGCCTTAAGCGCGTGGCCCTGTGGGACGAGGTGAAAGACCGGCTGAAGAGTAACGCCATGATGCTCTCCGGCGGCCAGCAGCAGCGCCTCTGCATCGCCCGCACCGTCGCGGTGAAGCCCGAGGTGATCCTGATGGACGAGCCCGCCTCCGCCCTCGACCCTATCTCGACGCTGAAGATCGAGGAACTGATCGAGGAACTGAAAGAGCGCTACACCATCATCATCGTCACCCACAACATGCAGCAGGCCGCGCGCGTCTCGGACTACACCGCGTTTTTGTACATGGGGGACCTGGTCGAGTGCGGCGAGACCAAGAAGATATTCACCACCCCCGAAGTGAAGCGCACCGAGGACTACATCACCGGCCGTTTCGGCTAA
- the pstA gene encoding phosphate ABC transporter permease PstA: protein MTQGMTFRKTKNHLMSFVMLACTLAVLIPLGLIFFHIVKMGVSSLSLDFFTHIPAPTGEAGGGMANGMFGSAIMIAGASLIGLPIGILGAIYLSEFGGSKVSTGIRFAADVLSGTPSIITGMVAYTLLVVPMKGFSGLAGSVALAMIMIPIVLRTTEEQLKMVPGSLREASLALGVPFWRTSLKVTLRSAMSGVLTGILLAVARIAGETAPLLFTALGNQFWSKNVMQPMAALPLQIFSFAIAPYEDWHKLAWAGALVLVTVMFALSLTARYFGRSRHAR from the coding sequence ATGACACAGGGCATGACCTTCCGCAAAACGAAGAACCACCTGATGAGCTTCGTGATGCTCGCCTGCACGCTGGCGGTGCTCATCCCGCTCGGGCTCATCTTTTTCCACATTGTGAAGATGGGGGTCAGCTCGCTCTCGCTCGACTTCTTCACCCACATACCGGCGCCGACCGGCGAGGCGGGGGGGGGCATGGCCAACGGCATGTTCGGCTCGGCTATCATGATCGCGGGCGCCTCCCTGATCGGCCTTCCCATCGGCATCCTGGGGGCGATATACCTCTCAGAGTTCGGGGGCTCCAAGGTCTCCACGGGGATCAGGTTTGCAGCCGACGTCCTCTCCGGCACCCCGTCCATCATCACCGGGATGGTCGCCTACACGCTTTTGGTAGTGCCAATGAAAGGCTTCTCCGGCCTGGCCGGCTCGGTGGCCCTGGCTATGATCATGATCCCGATCGTGCTGCGCACCACCGAGGAGCAACTGAAGATGGTCCCGGGGTCCTTGCGGGAAGCGTCACTGGCGCTGGGGGTCCCCTTCTGGCGCACGAGCCTCAAGGTGACCTTAAGAAGCGCCATGTCAGGCGTCCTGACCGGGATACTGCTGGCGGTCGCCAGGATAGCCGGCGAGACCGCGCCGCTTCTCTTCACCGCGCTGGGTAACCAGTTCTGGAGCAAGAACGTCATGCAGCCGATGGCCGCCCTACCCTTGCAGATCTTCAGCTTCGCCATCGCGCCCTACGAGGACTGGCATAAACTCGCCTGGGCCGGCGCCCTGGTTCTCGTCACCGTCATGTTCGCATTGAGCCTCACCGCCCGCTATTTCGGCCGGAGCAGGCACGCTAGATAA
- the pstC gene encoding phosphate ABC transporter permease subunit PstC produces MASATTQPKTSRKVNGDCLFRYLTTFFAFSIILILALMLYEMTGESMPAIKAFGWKFVKSTEWDAVQGIFGALPYLYGSVVSSVLALALATPLSIGAALFITEVAPARVGALVAPLVELLAAIPSVIYGLWGVLVMAPWLQSTVQPFLIEHFGFIPLFQGAPYGVSMLAAIFILMIMVVPIITSITREVLLAVPQSQKEAAIALGATRWETIKIAILPYGKSGILGASILGLGRAIGETMAVTMVIGNAPNISLSLLSPAYTMPSVIANEFAETTSKLHASALMEIGLILMLVTLIVNALARLLIWSVSRSAKGGAA; encoded by the coding sequence TTGGCATCAGCGACAACACAACCGAAAACCTCGAGGAAGGTGAATGGAGATTGCCTCTTCCGCTATCTCACCACCTTCTTTGCCTTCAGCATCATCCTGATCCTGGCGCTCATGCTTTACGAAATGACCGGCGAGAGCATGCCGGCCATCAAGGCCTTCGGCTGGAAGTTCGTGAAGTCGACGGAGTGGGACGCGGTCCAGGGAATCTTCGGCGCCCTCCCCTACCTCTACGGGTCGGTGGTCTCCTCGGTCCTGGCGCTCGCGCTCGCCACCCCCTTGAGCATCGGCGCGGCCCTCTTCATCACCGAAGTAGCGCCGGCGCGCGTCGGTGCCCTGGTTGCCCCCCTGGTGGAATTATTGGCGGCGATACCGTCGGTCATCTACGGCCTTTGGGGTGTGCTGGTGATGGCGCCTTGGCTCCAGTCCACGGTCCAGCCCTTCCTCATCGAGCACTTCGGCTTCATCCCGCTCTTCCAGGGCGCCCCCTACGGCGTCAGCATGCTGGCCGCGATCTTCATCCTGATGATCATGGTGGTGCCGATCATCACCTCCATCACCCGCGAGGTGCTGCTGGCCGTGCCGCAGAGCCAGAAGGAAGCGGCGATAGCGCTCGGCGCGACCCGCTGGGAGACCATCAAGATCGCCATCCTCCCCTACGGCAAATCAGGCATCCTGGGAGCCTCGATCCTCGGTCTAGGCCGGGCCATCGGCGAGACCATGGCGGTCACCATGGTGATCGGCAACGCGCCCAACATCTCGCTGTCGCTCCTCTCCCCGGCCTATACCATGCCGAGCGTCATCGCCAACGAATTCGCCGAGACCACCTCGAAGCTGCATGCCTCGGCGCTGATGGAGATCGGCCTGATCCTCATGCTGGTCACCTTGATCGTGAACGCCCTGGCCAGGCTCTTGATCTGGAGCGTTTCTAGAAGCGCCAAGGGAGGTGCGGCATGA
- the pstS gene encoding phosphate ABC transporter substrate-binding protein PstS, which translates to MIKSIKKAFLTLALMAAFGTAAQASAETLINGAGATFPYPLYSKWFTEYAKVDKAVKFNYQSIGSGGGIKQISAQTVDFGASDKFLSDQELNAAPGKLIHIPTVMGAVVVTYNVPGVVSGLKLNSEDVANIYLGKITMWNDPRIADDNKGVNLPAKPIIVVHRSDGSGTTSIFTDYLNGMNREWAQKVGKGASVKWPVGLGGKGNEGVAGQVKTTPYSIGYVELAYAFENKLPYASLKNKAGVFVEPSIKSTSAAAAAAVKDMPADYRISLVNQPGKDAYPVVGFTWLLVYEHQKDAAKGKQMVEFLNWAMTKGQKMAAPMLYAPLPESVVKMVQKTIKTIK; encoded by the coding sequence ATGATCAAGAGCATTAAAAAAGCATTCCTGACCTTGGCCCTGATGGCAGCATTTGGTACCGCAGCGCAGGCATCCGCCGAGACCCTCATCAACGGCGCCGGCGCCACCTTCCCGTACCCGCTTTACTCCAAGTGGTTCACCGAGTACGCCAAGGTGGATAAAGCGGTGAAGTTCAACTATCAGTCCATCGGCAGCGGCGGCGGCATCAAGCAGATCAGCGCGCAGACCGTCGACTTCGGCGCGAGCGACAAGTTCCTCTCCGACCAGGAGCTCAATGCAGCTCCGGGCAAGCTGATCCACATCCCGACCGTCATGGGCGCCGTGGTAGTGACCTACAACGTCCCGGGCGTGGTTAGCGGGCTGAAACTCAACTCCGAGGACGTCGCCAACATCTACCTCGGTAAGATCACCATGTGGAACGACCCGAGGATCGCCGACGACAACAAGGGGGTGAACCTCCCGGCCAAGCCGATCATCGTCGTGCACCGCTCCGATGGGTCCGGCACCACCAGCATCTTCACCGACTACCTGAACGGGATGAACCGCGAATGGGCGCAGAAGGTCGGCAAGGGCGCTTCGGTGAAGTGGCCGGTTGGCCTTGGCGGCAAGGGTAACGAGGGTGTCGCGGGGCAGGTGAAGACCACCCCGTATTCCATCGGCTACGTCGAACTCGCCTACGCCTTTGAGAACAAACTCCCCTACGCTTCGCTCAAGAACAAGGCCGGCGTCTTCGTCGAACCCTCCATCAAGTCCACCAGTGCGGCAGCCGCCGCAGCCGTCAAGGACATGCCGGCTGATTATCGCATCTCCCTGGTGAATCAGCCGGGCAAGGACGCCTATCCCGTGGTCGGATTTACCTGGCTCTTGGTGTACGAGCACCAGAAGGATGCAGCCAAAGGGAAGCAGATGGTCGAGTTCTTGAACTGGGCCATGACCAAGGGGCAGAAGATGGCCGCCCCGATGCTCTACGCGCCGCTGCCGGAGAGCGTCGTGAAAATGGTGCAGAAAACCATCAAGACCATCAAATAG
- a CDS encoding alpha/beta fold hydrolase: protein MNADDLLSLSDETAVYRFRKCHRFHPVVKQRSRLFTPIVPCLAGVGCLYQALASLRDRREYAPPGTLVSGGDCHLHLFSAGEGAPSVILESGLGGMCSGWTWVHSEVARFSRVVSYDRAGLGWSGPDPGRKSAVVAACRLRAALRQAGIHPPFVLVGHSMGGLFVRVFADLFRYETAGMVLVDAVHPDQHLRSSAIRTHMNSGFRFLRAVPFLARLGYIRLSRFFRDWGDGLPARQAAEAEAMLADCRHLRSTLEESLAWKEICAEVRCVGELGDLPLAVVTAGSDVLPGQPELQNELAALSSDSVHVIVKRADHVTLVTRREYALRVVDAVRHVVRRTTSAPDKTSIRGCFLR from the coding sequence ATGAATGCTGATGACCTGCTTTCCTTGTCCGACGAAACCGCTGTCTACCGCTTCCGGAAGTGCCATCGGTTTCATCCCGTGGTAAAGCAGCGGTCCCGGCTCTTTACCCCCATTGTTCCCTGCCTTGCAGGTGTCGGCTGTCTGTACCAGGCGCTGGCCAGTCTGCGGGACCGGCGCGAGTACGCTCCGCCCGGGACGCTGGTGAGCGGGGGCGACTGTCATCTCCATTTGTTCTCCGCAGGCGAGGGGGCACCCTCGGTGATCCTCGAGTCGGGCCTGGGTGGGATGTGCTCGGGGTGGACCTGGGTCCACTCGGAGGTGGCCAGGTTTTCCCGTGTCGTTTCTTACGACAGGGCGGGACTTGGCTGGAGCGGTCCGGATCCCGGCCGCAAATCGGCCGTAGTTGCGGCGTGTCGGCTGCGCGCCGCATTGAGGCAGGCAGGGATACACCCGCCTTTCGTGCTCGTCGGTCACTCCATGGGAGGGCTTTTCGTTCGGGTTTTCGCCGATCTGTTCCGTTACGAGACAGCGGGAATGGTGCTGGTCGATGCGGTCCATCCCGACCAGCACCTGCGCAGTTCCGCGATCCGGACCCACATGAACTCTGGGTTTCGTTTTCTGAGGGCGGTTCCTTTTCTGGCTCGGCTGGGTTACATCCGCCTCTCGCGGTTTTTTCGCGACTGGGGGGACGGGCTCCCGGCCCGCCAGGCGGCCGAGGCTGAGGCGATGCTCGCGGACTGCCGCCACCTGAGGAGCACGCTCGAGGAATCTCTTGCCTGGAAGGAGATCTGTGCCGAGGTCCGCTGCGTCGGTGAGCTGGGGGACCTGCCGCTGGCGGTGGTCACGGCCGGTAGTGACGTGCTGCCTGGTCAGCCGGAACTGCAAAACGAACTTGCGGCGCTCTCCTCCGATAGCGTCCATGTCATCGTCAAAAGGGCGGACCACGTGACGCTGGTGACGCGTCGGGAGTATGCCCTGCGGGTAGTGGACGCGGTCCGGCACGTGGTCCGCAGAACCACCTCGGCCCCAGATAAGACCTCGATCCGCGGCTGCTTTCTCCGGTGA
- a CDS encoding alpha/beta fold hydrolase — translation MAGLVLPRVLRTVAGHPALVEVACAAAGLLRQMSIKPFHPSVRKRELELRDLVSLHACRALVFKEKGAGNVPTIVVGGFVPDATEQVEFQRSLLREYGSIYYINYPRHGFSTELFFAQLADLIEAINNRDQKPVLFGVSFGCGLIARFLQENRDSKLLRIRGVVMASPVLCAEDLIRPVREKGEGVRMLESNLRRILGRADNDGEGIGRQIERARKCFQSLFEIGAQNRSLSSRHLSIKKKIMQVIEETPAVGGYQRVLALKQFVRPAGERPIFWGAALTLLAEEEENLLVPTSPTLGLLGHPQQRKTLFPNGVVRRVISDVAGDAVAHASLIFHHRCYNPLIREWYENLLPAKLSEAV, via the coding sequence ATGGCTGGACTGGTTTTGCCAAGGGTATTGAGGACGGTAGCCGGGCATCCTGCGCTCGTTGAGGTAGCCTGCGCAGCCGCCGGGCTGTTGCGCCAGATGTCGATTAAACCTTTCCACCCCTCGGTGAGGAAGAGGGAGCTGGAACTGAGGGACCTGGTGAGTCTCCACGCCTGTCGCGCCTTGGTGTTCAAAGAGAAGGGGGCGGGGAACGTGCCGACCATCGTGGTCGGCGGCTTCGTGCCCGATGCCACCGAGCAGGTTGAGTTCCAGCGCTCGCTGCTCAGGGAATACGGCAGCATCTACTACATCAACTACCCGCGCCACGGCTTCAGCACCGAGCTGTTCTTCGCGCAGTTAGCGGACCTGATCGAGGCCATCAACAACCGGGACCAGAAACCGGTCCTCTTCGGCGTAAGCTTCGGGTGCGGCCTGATCGCGCGTTTCCTGCAGGAGAATCGGGACTCTAAGCTCCTCCGGATCCGTGGGGTGGTCATGGCAAGCCCGGTTCTTTGCGCCGAAGACCTGATCCGCCCGGTTCGTGAAAAAGGGGAGGGGGTCAGGATGCTGGAAAGTAACCTGCGGCGGATTCTTGGGCGTGCCGATAACGACGGCGAAGGGATCGGACGCCAGATCGAGCGCGCCAGGAAATGTTTCCAGTCGCTGTTCGAAATCGGTGCCCAGAACCGTTCCCTTTCCAGCAGGCACCTCTCGATCAAAAAGAAGATCATGCAGGTCATCGAAGAGACCCCTGCCGTGGGGGGGTACCAGCGCGTCCTGGCTCTGAAGCAGTTCGTGCGGCCGGCGGGGGAGCGCCCGATATTCTGGGGAGCCGCCCTGACCCTTCTTGCCGAGGAGGAGGAAAACCTACTGGTCCCGACCTCCCCCACCCTGGGGCTTTTAGGCCACCCGCAGCAGAGGAAGACCCTCTTTCCCAACGGCGTGGTCAGACGGGTGATTTCCGACGTCGCAGGGGACGCAGTCGCCCACGCCTCCCTGATTTTTCACCACCGCTGCTACAACCCGCTGATCCGGGAGTGGTACGAAAACCTGCTTCCCGCCAAGCTTAGCGAGGCTGTCTGA
- a CDS encoding GH3 family domain-containing protein gives MMFSDTLKAAAVPVFDRLVKAGAALHASRLAGSDSVAAQRRIFSRLLARGASTRFGADYGLSELASLPFAQAYDLFRSRVPVRSYEEFWNDYFRYGARESGGRVTLALENVTWPGRVPFFCETSGTTAPSKFIPFTTEMFAANRRAALDLTSCYLGANRRSRLMEGKFLYLAGNTELTDRGEGVLSGDMSAITLRYRPSYLKPFIAPDAATARLPWEEKVERLAELLLRDTSIRGISGVPPWILLLLNRCRELGGAPLATLLPNLELIVHGGTSMKPYLQEFEQLFPASAPKFLEVLPSSEAFMAFQRPGENRMRLTPYYGAFFEFAPCDELEGGRPAPDARCVPLEEVEVGRRYAVILTTCAGLWRYHIGDTLRCTDREHLFIEFTGRDRFLDRFEEKVTQGEVEEAVARLNLMPGVEIREFMVGPQIGSRRHLWVLALAAGSTLSAEMLAGHLDASLNGMNADYRTFREQGRIKPPLVLTVPEGEIYRWSKEVRGKLGGQSKIPHVDPTLEGDLVASLARYCGAGGAR, from the coding sequence ATGATGTTCAGCGATACCCTGAAGGCCGCCGCAGTTCCGGTTTTCGACCGCCTGGTCAAGGCGGGCGCCGCATTGCACGCTTCGCGTCTGGCCGGCAGCGACTCCGTCGCCGCGCAGCGGCGCATCTTCAGCCGCCTGCTGGCGCGCGGGGCCTCGACCAGGTTCGGCGCGGATTACGGGCTGTCCGAACTCGCCTCTTTGCCCTTCGCGCAAGCCTATGACCTGTTCCGCTCCCGCGTGCCGGTGCGCAGCTACGAGGAGTTCTGGAACGACTACTTCCGTTACGGCGCCCGCGAGTCGGGCGGCAGGGTGACTCTGGCGCTTGAAAACGTCACCTGGCCGGGGAGGGTCCCCTTTTTCTGCGAGACCTCCGGTACCACGGCCCCCAGCAAGTTCATACCCTTCACCACGGAGATGTTCGCTGCCAACCGGCGCGCCGCCCTGGACCTGACCTCCTGCTATCTGGGCGCGAACCGCCGCAGCAGGCTCATGGAAGGTAAATTCCTGTATCTGGCCGGCAACACCGAGCTTACCGACCGGGGCGAAGGGGTCTTAAGCGGCGACATGAGCGCGATAACTCTGCGCTACCGCCCTTCCTACCTGAAACCTTTCATAGCGCCCGATGCGGCGACCGCGAGGCTCCCCTGGGAGGAAAAAGTGGAGCGGCTGGCGGAGCTTTTGCTGCGGGATACGTCGATACGCGGCATCTCCGGCGTTCCCCCCTGGATACTGCTGCTGCTGAACCGCTGCCGGGAGCTCGGTGGAGCGCCGCTGGCCACGCTGCTGCCGAACCTGGAACTGATCGTGCACGGCGGCACCAGCATGAAGCCGTACCTGCAGGAGTTCGAGCAGCTCTTCCCGGCCAGCGCTCCCAAATTCCTGGAAGTGCTTCCCTCCTCGGAGGCCTTCATGGCTTTCCAGCGGCCGGGCGAGAACCGGATGCGGCTGACCCCCTACTACGGCGCCTTCTTCGAATTCGCGCCGTGCGACGAGTTGGAGGGGGGGCGGCCGGCGCCGGACGCCCGCTGCGTGCCGCTGGAGGAGGTGGAGGTCGGGCGCCGCTATGCCGTGATCCTGACCACCTGCGCCGGGCTTTGGCGCTACCATATCGGCGACACCCTGCGCTGCACCGATCGGGAACACCTCTTCATCGAGTTCACCGGGAGGGACCGTTTCCTGGACCGGTTCGAGGAGAAGGTGACCCAGGGGGAAGTCGAGGAGGCGGTCGCCCGGCTCAACCTGATGCCGGGGGTGGAGATCCGGGAGTTCATGGTCGGTCCCCAGATCGGGAGCCGCCGCCACCTCTGGGTCCTCGCCTTGGCCGCCGGCTCGACCTTGTCCGCCGAGATGCTGGCCGGGCACCTGGACGCTTCGCTGAACGGCATGAACGCCGATTACCGCACCTTCCGCGAACAGGGACGGATCAAGCCTCCCCTGGTTCTGACGGTGCCCGAGGGGGAGATCTACCGCTGGTCCAAGGAGGTGCGGGGGAAACTTGGGGGGCAGAGCAAGATCCCCCATGTGGATCCGACCCTGGAGGGGGATCTGGTCGCGAGCCTGGCGCGCTACTGCGGGGCTGGCGGCGCACGGTAA
- a CDS encoding DUF2062 domain-containing protein produces MAARFGWGALRGAAAAVVGSGMSPGKLSLTICLGSAVGVMPLLWGTTVICVALAARLRLNQAAMLAVNYLCYPLQLALLLPFCRLGEAIFPWGAAVNAELLLDALHGGIVSSFRLVAWATAKGIGAWALTALPLALVLHPLLSGRFKGRLSEGAASSSR; encoded by the coding sequence ATGGCGGCCAGGTTTGGATGGGGAGCGCTAAGGGGGGCGGCGGCTGCCGTGGTCGGTTCCGGGATGTCCCCCGGCAAGCTGTCGTTGACCATCTGCCTGGGGAGCGCGGTGGGGGTCATGCCCCTTCTCTGGGGGACGACCGTCATCTGCGTGGCGCTGGCGGCAAGGCTCAGGCTGAACCAGGCCGCGATGCTTGCGGTGAACTACCTTTGCTACCCGTTGCAGCTGGCGCTGTTGCTGCCGTTTTGCCGGCTGGGTGAGGCGATTTTTCCGTGGGGGGCGGCCGTAAACGCGGAGCTCCTCCTCGACGCCTTACATGGCGGCATCGTTTCGTCGTTCCGACTGGTGGCATGGGCCACGGCGAAAGGCATCGGCGCGTGGGCGCTCACGGCGTTGCCGCTGGCCCTTGTACTGCACCCCCTGCTGAGCGGCCGTTTCAAGGGCCGCTTAAGCGAAGGCGCCGCTTCTAGCAGTCGTTGA
- a CDS encoding STAS domain-containing protein translates to MITAKTSKDGSAACDYFVLEGTIDAYSEGLLMAIPAKVKHPLVRFDFSNAGRVNSMGVALLLRCFKEISGKAEIRLEGLSQMHTMLFKMTGVFLLATPAEQKKEGAA, encoded by the coding sequence ATGATCACAGCAAAGACTTCAAAAGACGGCTCTGCAGCGTGCGATTACTTCGTACTGGAAGGCACCATCGACGCCTACTCGGAGGGGCTGCTCATGGCGATCCCTGCAAAAGTGAAACACCCGTTGGTCCGGTTCGACTTCAGCAACGCGGGAAGGGTCAACTCCATGGGGGTGGCGTTATTGCTACGATGCTTCAAGGAGATCAGCGGCAAGGCGGAGATCAGGCTGGAAGGGTTGAGTCAGATGCACACCATGCTCTTCAAGATGACCGGCGTCTTTTTGCTGGCGACGCCGGCAGAACAGAAAAAGGAGGGGGCGGCATGA
- a CDS encoding PP2C family protein-serine/threonine phosphatase has product MCHEVLLRLGEISRSAVSVESDFSVQHVLRLFQEDPELPLIAVAEQGSFKGSVSRRELLNLLSRPFAMELYAKKPADCLLEDLKGKRVVFPPDLEVNEAAVRLLAVDPALQTDSFPLVTGGDCLGVVAVSDLMMAVAEQQKELLRALDLLSSRIREEVALGVKIQQDLLPPPEFRFGPLAIGAGVTTSSEIGGDFFDYFPVGENRLGVVIADVSGHGVQSGMVTTAAKASLHTLVSLGVTTPSGLLAGMNNAILATAHQTLLMTCLIATLDLSAGSLSVANAGHNFPFLMRASGAAPEMLDTLSGFPLGFERDAQYPETVTAFAPGDCLFLYTDGVVESVDASGEEFGYRRLQELLLREKCLPHLLHERLLESIFTFTGQRTLEDDVTTLIACYGS; this is encoded by the coding sequence ATGTGCCATGAAGTATTGCTAAGACTCGGAGAGATCAGCAGGAGCGCGGTCAGCGTAGAAAGCGATTTTAGCGTGCAGCACGTCCTGCGCCTTTTCCAGGAAGATCCGGAACTGCCGCTGATCGCGGTTGCGGAGCAAGGGAGCTTCAAGGGGTCGGTGAGCCGCCGCGAACTGCTGAACCTGCTCAGCCGTCCCTTCGCCATGGAGCTGTATGCGAAAAAGCCCGCCGACTGCCTGCTCGAAGACCTGAAGGGGAAACGGGTGGTGTTCCCCCCCGACCTCGAAGTGAACGAGGCGGCGGTGCGGCTTCTTGCCGTGGACCCCGCCCTGCAGACCGACTCCTTCCCCCTGGTGACAGGCGGCGACTGTCTCGGCGTGGTGGCCGTCTCCGACCTGATGATGGCGGTAGCGGAGCAGCAGAAGGAACTTCTGCGGGCGCTCGACCTGCTCAGTTCCAGGATCCGCGAAGAAGTCGCGCTAGGGGTGAAGATACAGCAGGACCTTCTTCCCCCTCCCGAGTTCCGCTTCGGGCCGCTCGCCATCGGAGCCGGCGTCACCACCAGTTCCGAGATCGGCGGCGACTTTTTCGATTACTTCCCGGTGGGAGAAAACCGCCTCGGCGTCGTGATCGCAGACGTGAGCGGACACGGCGTGCAGTCCGGCATGGTGACCACGGCCGCAAAGGCAAGCCTGCACACGCTGGTTTCCCTCGGAGTCACCACCCCGTCGGGCCTTCTGGCCGGGATGAACAACGCCATCCTCGCTACAGCGCACCAGACCCTACTGATGACCTGCCTGATCGCGACCCTGGACCTGTCGGCGGGCTCGCTCTCCGTGGCCAACGCAGGGCACAACTTCCCCTTCCTCATGCGCGCCTCAGGCGCCGCTCCCGAGATGCTGGATACCCTTTCCGGGTTTCCCCTGGGATTCGAGCGGGACGCGCAGTATCCGGAAACGGTGACCGCTTTCGCCCCCGGGGACTGCCTCTTTCTCTACACGGACGGGGTGGTGGAGAGCGTCGACGCCTCGGGAGAGGAGTTCGGCTACCGGCGGCTGCAGGAGCTGTTGCTGAGGGAGAAATGCCTCCCCCACTTGCTCCATGAGCGCCTTTTGGAGAGCATCTTCACCTTCACCGGCCAAAGGACCCTGGAAGACGACGTAACGACGCTGATCGCCTGCTATGGCAGCTAA